From the Takifugu flavidus isolate HTHZ2018 chromosome 12, ASM371156v2, whole genome shotgun sequence genome, one window contains:
- the LOC130535618 gene encoding galactose-3-O-sulfotransferase 2-like — MMFSLLTKWIRDLSVGSSNYKFPGQPHPRAANKDQQPSAVHDAWEGGHRQKERPVDKSAKTSDLPETSQALSHHLHHPNQGFESLSLQTGMDRINLAPRSGVAAEVLPRKRFLSKRRNKASRGPSSSVSTRERPTNTLSPTKSFKDTTCQPKSHIFFLKTHKTASSTILNILYRYGESRNLTFALPLNKHSQLFYPHFFASHFVEGVSSRSVKEFNIMCNHMRFRKSEVAKVMPADTFYFSILRHPVSMMESIFTYYKSIPAFQKTRSLDSFLENSWRSYNTSITNNHYAHNVLAFDFGFENNVNEDAVDFRDRARVAIAAIQRDFHLILISEYFDESMILLKHALCWSLEDVLSFKLNSRSKQTRHALSPNTTEKIKRWNALDWRIYLHFNATFWHKVESQIGKEQMKREVLKLRQLQAKLSHTCLKEGEAVDPAHIKDAGLKPFQYGAAVIQGYNLNPDIDELTKTKCQKFITPELQYTNRLYTQQFSELTKNKKKAARIAAIHSGKTGMKGTRKPLW, encoded by the exons ATGATGTTTTCCTTACTGACTAAGTGGATCAGAGATCTGAGCGTTGGGTCCTC GAATTACAAGTTTCCAGGACAGCCGCATCCGAGGGCTGCTAACAAAGATCAGCAGCCATCTGCTGTGCACGATGCCTGGGAAGGTGGCCATCGGCAGAAAGAGAGACCTGTGGATAAGTCAGCAAAAACATCTGATCTTCCAGAAACGTCCCAGGCTTTGtcacatcatcttcatcatccaaaCCAAGGATTCGAGAGTCTGTCGTTACAGACAGGCATGGATAGAATAAACCTTGCTCCGCGCTCTGGGGTGGCAGCAGAAGTTTTACCTCGGAAACGCTTCCTGTCAAAACGTAGAAACAAGGCGAGCAGAGGTCCTTCTAGTTCAGTCAGTACCAGGGAACGTCCAACAAACACTCTTAGTCCTACAAAGTCCTTCAAAGACACAACTTGCCAACCGAAGTctcacatttttttcctcaagaCGCACAAAACAGCAAGCAGCACCATTTTAAACATCCTCTACCGTTACGGCGAGAGTAGGAacttgacctttgccctccCTCTGAACAAACACAGTCAGTTATTTTATCCGCACTTCTTTGCCTCCCATTTTGTGGAAGGTGTCAGCAGCAGGAGTGTGAAAGAGTTCAACATCATGTGCAACCACATGAGGTTCAGGAAATCTGAG gtggcTAAAGTGATGCCTGCAGATACTTTCTACTTTTCAATCCTGAGACATCCAGTTTCCATGATGGAGTCTATTTTTACCTACTACAAGAGCATCCCAGCCTTCCAAAAGACACGCAGCCTCGACAGCTTCCTAGAAAACAGTTGGAGAAGTTATAACACCTCTATTACCAACAATCATTATGCTCACAACGTTTTGGCCTTTGACTTTGGATTTGAGAACAATGTCAATGAAGATGCCGTAGATTTCAGGGACAGAGCCAGGGTGGCCATTGCAGCAATTCAGCGAGACTTCCATCTTATTCTCATCTCTGAATACTTTGACGAGTCCATGATCTTACTCAAGCACGCCCTCTGTTGGTCGCTGGAAGATGTGCTTTCCTTTAAACTAAATAGTCGCAGTAAACAAACGCGACACGCGCTTTCGCCGAACACTACAGAGAAGATCAAGAGGTGGAATGCTTTAGACTGGAGGATCTACCTGCACTTTAACGCCACATTCTGGCACAAAGTGGAGAGTCAGATTGGGAAAGAGCAAATGAAAAGAGAAGTATTGAAGCTCAGACAGCTTCAGGCCAAGCTAAGTCATACTTGCTTGAAAGAAGGTGAAGCAGTTGACCCTGCACACATAAAAGATGCTGGATTAAAGCCATTCCAGTATGGGGCAGCTGTAATTCAGGGTTATAATCTGAACCCAGACATAGATGAGCTCACGAAAACAAAATGTCAGAAATTTATTACACCAGAACTTCAATATACAAACCGTCTCTACACCCAGCAGTTTTCAGAGCTAACCAAGAATAAGAAAAAAGCAGCAAGAATCGCCGCTATACATTCAGGCAAAACCGGTATGAAGGGAACCAGAAAACCTCTCTGGTAA